One Tachysurus vachellii isolate PV-2020 chromosome 8, HZAU_Pvac_v1, whole genome shotgun sequence genomic window carries:
- the LOC132849832 gene encoding rho-related GTP-binding protein RhoE-like — translation MEHMADVKCKMVVVGDSACGKTALLTVFAKDCFPESYVPTVFENYTASFEIDSLRVELSLWDTSGSPYYDNVRPLSYPDADAVLICFDISRPETLDSVLRKWKGEIEEFCPNTKMLLVGCKSDLRTDLATFVQLSNELPLTYDQGSNTAKQISAPYIECSALQSENSVRDIFHVAALACVNKSNKNVKRHKSSRTTKRSSHMPSRAEHDSMSCLHKSKAKTCSLM, via the exons ATGGAGCACATGGCGGATGTGAAGTGTAAGATGGTGGTGGTCGGGGACAGCGCGTGCGGCAAAACGGCTCTGCTCACCGTCTTCGCCAAAGACTGCTTCCCGGag AGCTACGTGCCGACGGTTTTCGAGAACTACACAGCCAGCTTTGAGATTGACTCTCTCCGAGTGGAACTCAGCCTCTGGGACACATCTG GATCACCGTACTACGACAACGTGCGTCCGCTCTCGTACCCTGACGCAGATGCGGTGCTCATCTGTTTCGACATCAGCCGACCAGAAACCCTGGACAGTGTGCTCAGGAAG tggaaAGGTGAGATTGAGGAATTCTGTCCCAATACCAAAATGCTCTTGGTTGGTTGCAAGTCAGATCTTCGTACAGACCTGGCAACATTTGTGCAGCTCTCCAACGAGTTGCCACTGACCTATGATCAG ggtTCAAACACAGCCAAGCAGATTTCAGCTCCTTACATTGAGTGTTCTGCACTGCAATCGGAGAACAGCGTGAGAGACATTTTCCACGTGGCCGCATTGGCTTGCGTCAACAAGAGCAACAAAAATGTAAAGCGTCACAAGTCTTCCAGAACCACCAAGAGATCCTCACACATGCCCAGTAGAGCTGAGCACGATTCTATGTCGTGTCTGCACAAGAGCAAGGCCAAAACCTGTTCTTTAATGTGA